In Luteimonas sp. MC1750, the following proteins share a genomic window:
- a CDS encoding aromatic amino acid lyase, whose protein sequence is MKHIRLDGRSLTRSQLVMIANGASVELDPVALQAVERAAAFLAEQVRREEPIYGVSTGFGSNADKLLGAHPLRDELPGAKPSGRSLHAELQQNLVVTHAVCVGEPMSPEVVRAMLCIRINTLLKGHSGIRVQTLQALTAMLNAGVVPVVPELGSVGASGDLAPLSHLAIVLLGGGEAFVEGERMPGADALRRVGLEPVTLSYKEGLALNNGTAQMLAMGVLALDRLDRLLETADLAAAMTIDAFAGRLGAFAEEVHALRPHPGQVEVAARLRALLEGSTLADIPYHLVPRFRQWLPDSWQTPEAQALSFDIGWDWVPASQRHGREKFYLRFKPFRGGKKHQPQDSYSLRCIPQVHGAVRDAVEQAHRVFDIELNAVTDNPLVFPDRQAAHVEEQVISAGHFHGMPLALALSYVKAAIPVLASISERRLNKLVDPATSDGLPAFLIGNEDGTESGHMIVQYTAAAIVNDLATRAHPASVYSVPTSANAEDHVSMGANEARHVLSMTADLGKVLALELYTAAQALDFRRDMINAARDLARSGDAAGFAAKVHGAPMAGHRDHAQFVEEVGALRAELAASEPYHPGVAVAAAHAALRERIGFLDRDRALDGEVAEAVRLVVDGSLLQAARRAEAGEGG, encoded by the coding sequence ATGAAGCACATCCGTCTCGACGGCAGGTCCCTCACGCGCTCGCAGCTGGTGATGATCGCCAACGGCGCCTCGGTCGAACTCGATCCGGTGGCGCTGCAGGCGGTCGAGCGCGCCGCGGCATTCCTCGCCGAACAGGTGCGCCGCGAGGAGCCGATCTATGGCGTGTCGACCGGCTTCGGCAGCAATGCCGACAAACTGCTGGGCGCGCATCCGCTGCGTGACGAACTGCCCGGCGCAAAGCCTTCGGGACGCTCGCTGCACGCCGAGCTGCAGCAGAACCTGGTCGTCACCCACGCGGTGTGCGTGGGCGAGCCGATGAGCCCCGAAGTGGTGCGGGCGATGCTGTGCATCCGCATCAACACCCTGCTCAAGGGACACTCGGGCATCCGCGTGCAGACCCTGCAGGCGCTGACGGCGATGCTCAACGCCGGCGTGGTGCCGGTGGTTCCGGAGCTGGGCTCGGTGGGCGCCTCGGGTGACCTGGCGCCGCTGTCGCACCTGGCGATCGTGCTGCTGGGCGGTGGCGAGGCCTTCGTCGAAGGCGAGCGCATGCCGGGTGCGGATGCGCTGCGCCGTGTCGGCCTCGAGCCGGTGACGCTCTCGTACAAGGAAGGCCTGGCGCTCAACAACGGCACGGCGCAGATGCTGGCCATGGGCGTGTTGGCGCTGGATCGCCTGGACCGCCTGCTGGAAACCGCCGACCTGGCCGCGGCGATGACCATCGATGCCTTCGCCGGCCGCCTCGGTGCCTTCGCCGAAGAAGTGCACGCGCTGCGCCCGCATCCCGGGCAGGTGGAAGTGGCCGCGCGCCTGCGCGCGCTGCTGGAAGGCTCCACGCTCGCCGACATCCCCTACCACCTGGTGCCGCGCTTCCGGCAGTGGCTGCCCGACAGCTGGCAGACGCCGGAGGCACAGGCGCTGAGCTTCGACATCGGCTGGGACTGGGTGCCGGCCAGCCAGCGCCACGGCCGCGAGAAGTTCTACCTGCGCTTCAAGCCCTTCCGCGGCGGCAAGAAGCACCAGCCGCAGGACAGCTATTCGCTGCGCTGCATCCCGCAGGTGCACGGCGCGGTGCGCGACGCGGTGGAGCAGGCGCACCGGGTGTTCGATATCGAACTCAACGCGGTCACCGACAACCCGCTGGTCTTCCCCGACAGGCAGGCCGCGCACGTCGAGGAGCAGGTGATCTCCGCCGGCCACTTCCACGGCATGCCGCTGGCGCTGGCGCTGAGCTACGTGAAGGCGGCGATCCCCGTGCTGGCATCGATCTCCGAGCGCAGGCTCAACAAGCTCGTGGATCCGGCAACCAGCGACGGCCTGCCGGCCTTCCTGATCGGCAACGAGGACGGCACCGAATCCGGCCACATGATCGTGCAGTACACCGCCGCCGCGATCGTCAACGACCTCGCCACCCGTGCGCATCCGGCCAGCGTGTACTCGGTGCCGACCAGCGCGAACGCGGAAGACCACGTGTCCATGGGCGCGAACGAGGCCCGCCACGTGCTGTCGATGACGGCGGATCTCGGCAAGGTGCTGGCGCTGGAGCTGTACACCGCGGCGCAGGCGCTGGATTTCCGTCGCGACATGATCAACGCCGCGCGCGACCTGGCGCGCAGCGGTGACGCCGCAGGTTTTGCCGCCAAGGTGCATGGCGCGCCCATGGCCGGGCATCGCGACCACGCGCAGTTCGTGGAGGAAGTGGGTGCGCTGCGCGCCGAGCTTGCTGCGTCCGAGCCCTACCACCCGGGCGTGGCGGTTGCCGCCGCGCATGCCGCGCTGCGCGAGCGGATCGGTTTCCTCGACCGCGACCGCGCGCTCGACGGCGAGGTGGCCGAAGCGGTGCGCCTGGTGGTCGACGGCAGCCTGCTGCAAGCGGCACGCAGGGCCGAGGCGGGCGAAGGCGGATGA
- the hisS gene encoding histidine--tRNA ligase, which translates to MIKPRTPPGVLELLPREQVAFQRMLDTIRRTFEAYGFLPVETPVFELSDVLLTKTGGETERQVYFVQSTGALEKGDPGRPEMALRFDLTVPLARYVAEHEHDLAFPFRRYQMQRVYRGERAQRGRFREFYQCDIDVIGKDTLSPRFEAEVPAVINAVFEALGIGEFTIQLNHRKLLRGFFAGQGISDEAQPLVLREIDKLDKRGEEAVRATLVGEAFGLAPEVADRLLEFSRVRSSGHDDALAKLDALGAGTPLFEEGRDELRALLGMLNAMGVPGSRYAINLSIARGLDYYTGMVYETTLDAHPEIGSICSGGRYDDLASHYTKSKLPGVGISIGLTRLFWQLREAGLVGTAESTVDTLVVLLDDEGLDHALALSQRLRAAGLNVETQMEPRKLAKQLQYADRAGIRFVVIRGGDEAARGVVAVKDLRRGEQFEVAEDELGSTLRVELEQLRAHGA; encoded by the coding sequence TTGATCAAGCCCCGCACGCCCCCGGGCGTCCTCGAGCTGCTTCCGCGCGAGCAGGTCGCCTTCCAGCGCATGCTCGACACCATCCGCCGCACCTTCGAGGCCTATGGCTTCCTGCCGGTGGAAACGCCGGTGTTCGAACTCTCCGACGTGCTGCTGACCAAGACCGGGGGCGAGACCGAGCGACAGGTCTATTTCGTGCAGTCCACGGGCGCGCTCGAGAAGGGCGACCCGGGACGGCCTGAAATGGCGCTGCGCTTCGACCTGACCGTGCCGCTGGCGCGCTACGTGGCCGAGCACGAGCACGATCTCGCGTTCCCGTTCCGCCGCTACCAGATGCAGCGCGTCTACCGCGGCGAGCGCGCCCAGCGCGGCCGCTTCCGCGAGTTCTACCAGTGCGACATCGACGTGATCGGCAAGGACACGCTGTCGCCGCGCTTCGAGGCCGAGGTGCCGGCGGTGATCAACGCGGTGTTCGAGGCCCTGGGCATCGGCGAGTTCACGATCCAGCTCAACCATCGCAAGCTGCTGCGTGGCTTCTTTGCCGGCCAGGGGATCAGCGACGAGGCGCAGCCGCTGGTGCTGCGCGAGATCGACAAGCTCGACAAGCGCGGGGAAGAGGCGGTGCGCGCGACGCTGGTGGGTGAGGCCTTCGGCCTTGCCCCTGAAGTTGCGGACCGGCTGCTGGAGTTCTCGCGCGTGCGCTCTTCCGGGCACGACGACGCGCTGGCGAAGCTCGACGCACTTGGCGCCGGCACGCCGCTGTTCGAAGAAGGCCGCGACGAGCTGCGTGCGCTGCTCGGAATGCTCAATGCCATGGGCGTGCCCGGGTCGCGCTACGCCATCAACCTCTCGATCGCGCGCGGCCTGGACTACTACACCGGCATGGTCTACGAGACCACGCTGGACGCGCACCCGGAGATCGGTTCCATCTGCTCCGGTGGTCGCTATGACGACCTCGCCAGCCACTACACGAAGTCGAAGCTTCCCGGCGTCGGCATTTCCATCGGCCTGACGCGCCTGTTCTGGCAGCTGCGCGAGGCCGGCCTGGTGGGGACCGCCGAGAGCACCGTGGACACGCTGGTCGTGCTGCTCGACGACGAGGGCCTCGACCACGCGCTGGCCCTGTCGCAGCGCCTGCGCGCCGCGGGCCTGAACGTGGAAACGCAGATGGAGCCGCGCAAGCTGGCCAAGCAGCTGCAGTACGCCGACCGGGCGGGCATCCGCTTCGTGGTGATCCGCGGCGGGGACGAGGCCGCCCGCGGCGTGGTGGCGGTCAAGGACCTGCGCCGCGGCGAGCAGTTCGAGGTCGCCGAGGACGAATTGGGCAGCACCCTGCGGGTGGAGCTCGAGCAGCTGCGCGCACACGGCGCCTGA
- a CDS encoding MFS transporter, with protein sequence MPAFPTPAGGPRVPGRLLALAGIALAAFNLRTAVTSITPLLDVVGREFGFGAAMAGVIGMLPAAAFAAFGAATPAIARRLGLERTVLLAMALAAAGLVLRSLAGGVGVLIAGSLVSLAGMGIGNVVLPPLVKRWFPHRVGTLSVVYITALQAGTILAALLAVPLADAFGWRLSMAAWTLAAIAAALPWVLLLRRVPGAGSGTGHDRGRDAGAAGIPAAGATDLASTPGTRNRVWHTGLGWGMALMFGMTSLATYAMFTWMPRIFTEAGASPAFGGAMVALYTGFSLLGGLVVPALAVRMRNSFPMALACALAQFAGFYGLWQAPMAAPWLWATLVGIGGCTFPLGLTLINLRTRTPDGSAALSGFTQGLGYTLACLGPLLFGILREATGGFAWPFAMLAASVVVMLGGAWQACRPRVLEDGPGRGTTRDEAAARQP encoded by the coding sequence ATGCCGGCCTTCCCCACCCCTGCCGGCGGACCGCGCGTCCCCGGCCGGCTGCTCGCCCTGGCCGGGATCGCGCTGGCCGCCTTCAACCTGCGCACGGCGGTCACCTCGATCACGCCGCTGCTCGACGTCGTCGGCCGCGAGTTCGGCTTCGGCGCCGCCATGGCGGGCGTGATCGGCATGCTGCCGGCCGCCGCATTCGCCGCGTTCGGTGCGGCCACGCCGGCGATCGCCCGCCGCCTCGGGCTCGAGCGCACCGTCCTGCTGGCAATGGCGCTGGCCGCCGCCGGCCTGGTGCTGCGCTCGCTGGCGGGCGGGGTCGGCGTGCTGATCGCCGGCTCGCTGGTGTCGCTGGCTGGCATGGGCATCGGCAACGTGGTCCTGCCGCCGCTGGTGAAGCGCTGGTTCCCGCACCGGGTCGGCACCCTGAGCGTGGTCTACATCACCGCGCTGCAGGCCGGCACGATCCTGGCGGCGCTGCTGGCGGTGCCCCTGGCCGACGCCTTTGGCTGGCGCCTGTCGATGGCGGCGTGGACGCTGGCCGCGATCGCGGCGGCCCTGCCCTGGGTCCTGCTGCTGCGGCGCGTCCCCGGGGCCGGTTCCGGGACGGGCCACGACCGGGGTCGCGACGCGGGCGCAGCCGGCATCCCGGCGGCGGGCGCCACCGACCTGGCGTCCACGCCGGGCACCCGCAACCGCGTCTGGCACACCGGACTCGGCTGGGGCATGGCGCTGATGTTCGGCATGACCTCGCTGGCGACCTACGCGATGTTCACCTGGATGCCGCGGATCTTCACCGAGGCCGGCGCCTCGCCTGCATTCGGCGGCGCGATGGTGGCGCTGTACACCGGCTTCAGCCTGCTCGGCGGCCTGGTGGTCCCGGCGCTGGCCGTGCGCATGCGCAACAGCTTCCCGATGGCGCTGGCGTGCGCGCTGGCCCAGTTCGCCGGCTTCTACGGGCTGTGGCAGGCGCCGATGGCCGCGCCTTGGCTGTGGGCGACCCTGGTCGGCATCGGCGGCTGCACCTTTCCGCTAGGCCTGACGTTGATCAACCTGCGCACGCGCACGCCGGATGGCTCGGCGGCCCTGTCGGGCTTCACCCAGGGACTGGGCTACACGCTGGCGTGCCTGGGGCCGCTGCTGTTCGGCATCCTCAGGGAGGCGACCGGCGGATTCGCCTGGCCCTTCGCGATGCTCGCGGCCAGCGTGGTGGTGATGCTGGGCGGCGCATGGCAGGCCTGCCGGCCGCGCGTGCTCGAGGATGGCCCGGGCCGCGGGACAACCCGGGACGAGGCCGCGGCCCGGCAGCCGTGA
- the argH gene encoding argininosuccinate lyase, with product MSDLLWQKPGVTVDADIQAFLAGDDVVLDRDFFLHDIRASRAHAEGLERIGILSADELAGIGRELERLADDFRSGSFILDGRYEDGHSAIEARLTERLGDAGRRIHTGRSRNDQVLVATRLWLKEKLARTRALCLEIAGIALERARAEADVPLPGYTHLQRAVVSSLGMWWAAWAEAFIDNARRADDTLAWVDANPLGSAAGYGVNLPLEREHTTAALGFGRMQVAATYAQLSRGKFEMAAIEALSSAMLDLRRLAWDLSLFTSGEYGFVRLPAQYTTGSSIMPNKRNPDVIELMRASYASVAAARCEIEQLLSLPSGYHRDLQVSKGALFHGFGKGLQALSLLPDLLRNLDWDVDRMRAALEPSMYATDLAVDMARDGLPFREAYRQAADPARWAEGDPAASLAARVSPGASGAPGLDLLARRLAAFGISAA from the coding sequence ATGTCCGACCTCCTCTGGCAGAAGCCCGGCGTCACCGTCGACGCCGACATCCAGGCCTTCCTCGCCGGCGACGACGTGGTGCTGGACCGCGACTTCTTCCTGCACGACATCCGCGCCAGCCGCGCGCACGCCGAAGGCCTCGAGCGCATCGGCATCCTGTCCGCGGACGAACTGGCGGGCATCGGGCGCGAGCTCGAGCGGTTGGCCGACGACTTCCGCAGCGGCAGCTTCATCCTCGACGGGCGCTACGAGGACGGCCACTCGGCGATCGAGGCGCGGCTGACCGAACGCCTCGGCGACGCCGGGCGCCGCATCCACACCGGCCGCAGCCGCAACGACCAGGTGCTGGTCGCCACGCGGCTGTGGCTGAAGGAGAAGCTGGCGCGCACCCGCGCGCTGTGCCTGGAGATCGCCGGCATCGCGCTGGAGCGTGCACGGGCCGAAGCCGACGTTCCGCTGCCGGGCTACACGCACCTGCAGCGCGCGGTGGTGAGCTCGCTCGGGATGTGGTGGGCGGCCTGGGCGGAGGCCTTCATCGACAACGCCCGGCGCGCGGACGACACCCTGGCCTGGGTCGACGCCAACCCGCTGGGCAGCGCGGCCGGCTACGGCGTCAACCTGCCGCTGGAGCGCGAGCACACCACGGCCGCGCTCGGCTTCGGCCGCATGCAGGTGGCCGCGACCTATGCCCAGCTGTCGCGCGGCAAGTTCGAGATGGCCGCGATCGAGGCGTTGTCCAGCGCGATGCTCGACCTGCGGCGCCTGGCCTGGGACCTCAGCCTGTTCACCTCGGGCGAATACGGCTTCGTCAGGCTGCCCGCGCAGTACACCACCGGCAGCTCGATCATGCCCAACAAGCGCAATCCCGACGTCATCGAGCTGATGCGCGCGTCCTATGCCAGCGTCGCCGCGGCGCGCTGCGAGATCGAGCAGCTGCTGTCGCTGCCCTCCGGCTACCACCGCGACCTGCAGGTCTCGAAGGGCGCGCTGTTCCACGGCTTCGGCAAGGGCCTGCAGGCCCTGTCCCTGCTGCCCGACCTGCTGCGCAACCTCGACTGGGACGTGGACCGGATGCGCGCGGCGCTGGAACCGTCGATGTATGCGACCGACCTTGCAGTCGACATGGCGCGCGACGGCCTGCCCTTCCGTGAGGCCTATCGACAGGCCGCCGACCCGGCGCGCTGGGCCGAGGGCGATCCTGCCGCGAGCCTCGCGGCACGCGTGTCGCCGGGCGCGTCGGGCGCGCCGGGACTCGACCTGCTGGCTCGGCGGCTGGCGGCCTTCGGGATCAGCGCGGCCTGA
- the argC gene encoding N-acetyl-gamma-glutamyl-phosphate reductase yields the protein MTASIGIIGARGHTGAELIRLLAAHPGFELAAVSSRELDGQRVGAHVPEYGGELRYSNLAPDALASAGLDAWVLAMPNGRARAYVDALASGGGDPVIVDLSADHRFDDEWYYGLPELTRDGYAGQRRIANPGCYASAMQLAVAPMLDLVDGPVQCFGVSGYSGAGTTPSERNDPDKLRDNLMPYALVDHLHEREVTRHLGTEVEFMPHVAPHFRGITLTANLHLHEPVAAEAVEAAYRARYEGEPLIRVCTDAPWVSHIAGRHGVEIGGFTVSADGRRLVVVATLDNLLKGAATQALQNLNLAFGRPEVEGIPLDWPPAPTL from the coding sequence GTGACCGCATCGATCGGCATCATCGGCGCGCGCGGACACACCGGCGCCGAGCTGATCCGGCTGCTGGCCGCGCATCCGGGCTTCGAGCTCGCCGCGGTGTCCTCGCGCGAACTCGATGGACAGCGCGTCGGCGCCCACGTGCCGGAATACGGCGGCGAGCTGCGCTATTCGAACCTCGCGCCCGACGCGCTGGCGTCGGCCGGCCTGGACGCCTGGGTGCTGGCGATGCCCAATGGCCGCGCCAGGGCCTACGTCGATGCGCTGGCGTCCGGCGGCGGCGATCCGGTGATCGTCGACCTGTCCGCCGACCACCGCTTCGACGACGAGTGGTACTACGGGCTGCCCGAACTCACGCGCGACGGCTACGCCGGCCAGCGGCGCATCGCCAATCCCGGCTGCTACGCCAGCGCCATGCAGCTGGCGGTGGCGCCGATGCTCGACCTGGTGGACGGCCCGGTGCAGTGTTTCGGCGTGTCCGGCTACTCGGGCGCCGGCACCACGCCGTCGGAGCGCAACGATCCCGACAAGCTGCGCGACAACCTCATGCCCTATGCGCTGGTCGACCACCTGCACGAACGCGAGGTCACCCGCCACCTCGGCACGGAGGTGGAGTTCATGCCGCACGTGGCGCCGCATTTCCGCGGCATCACCCTGACCGCGAACCTGCATCTGCACGAGCCGGTCGCGGCCGAGGCCGTGGAAGCCGCCTATCGCGCGCGCTACGAGGGCGAGCCGCTGATCAGGGTGTGCACCGACGCGCCGTGGGTGAGCCACATCGCCGGCCGGCACGGAGTGGAGATCGGCGGGTTCACGGTGTCGGCGGACGGCCGCCGCCTGGTCGTCGTCGCCACGCTCGACAACCTGCTCAAGGGGGCCGCGACACAGGCCCTGCAGAACCTCAACCTTGCGTTCGGCCGGCCGGAGGTCGAGGGCATCCCCCTGGACTGGCCGCCCGCACCCACCCTGTAG
- a CDS encoding acetylglutamate kinase, translating to MHTHVQTRQTIVRLLSSMGSAKEISQYLKRFSQVDARRFAVVKVGGAVLRDDLDALTSSLAFLQQVGLTPIVVHGAGPQLDEAMQAAGITKRTVDNLRHTDAAGLAIVRRVMRQQNLRLVEALQVQDVRATSIQSGVFECAFLDRERYGLVGQVMRVDTDGIGAAIKAGSIPVITSLGETADGQIVNVNADWAANELIKTLQPYKIVFLTGTGGLLGPDGQVIDSINLSTEYEELLRQPWLHSGMRLKIEQVHNLLMALPPSSSVSITRPDQLARELFTHKGSGTLVRRGERVMRAGSWDALDLPRLRMLVESAFGRTLLPDYFERTPLLRAYVSENYRTAVILTEVDGVPYLDKFAVLDDAQGEGLGRAVWQVMREETPTLFWRSRSGNAANAFYYAESEGCLKQGPWKVFWYGMDGFRAIERAVEHCADRPPTLVEKEDAA from the coding sequence ATGCACACACACGTCCAGACCCGCCAGACCATCGTCCGCCTGCTTTCGAGCATGGGCAGCGCGAAGGAGATCAGCCAGTACCTGAAGCGGTTCTCGCAGGTCGACGCCCGGCGCTTCGCCGTGGTCAAGGTCGGGGGCGCGGTGCTGCGCGACGACCTCGACGCGCTGACGTCCTCGCTGGCCTTCCTGCAGCAGGTGGGCCTGACGCCGATCGTGGTGCACGGTGCCGGACCGCAGCTCGACGAGGCGATGCAGGCCGCGGGCATTACCAAGCGCACCGTGGACAACCTGCGCCATACCGACGCCGCCGGCCTGGCCATCGTGCGCCGGGTGATGCGGCAGCAGAACCTGCGCCTGGTCGAAGCACTGCAGGTTCAGGACGTCCGCGCCACCTCGATCCAGTCGGGTGTCTTCGAGTGCGCCTTCCTCGACCGCGAGCGCTACGGCCTGGTGGGGCAGGTGATGCGCGTGGATACCGACGGCATCGGCGCGGCGATCAAGGCCGGCTCGATCCCGGTCATCACGTCGCTGGGGGAGACCGCCGACGGCCAGATCGTCAACGTCAACGCCGACTGGGCCGCCAACGAGCTGATCAAGACGCTGCAGCCCTACAAGATCGTCTTCCTCACCGGAACCGGCGGCCTGCTCGGCCCCGACGGCCAGGTGATCGACTCGATCAACCTCAGCACCGAGTACGAAGAGCTCCTGCGCCAGCCCTGGCTGCACTCGGGCATGCGCCTGAAGATCGAGCAGGTGCACAACCTGCTGATGGCGCTGCCGCCGTCGTCCTCGGTGTCGATCACCCGGCCCGACCAGCTGGCGCGCGAGCTGTTCACGCACAAGGGCTCGGGCACCCTGGTGCGGCGCGGCGAGCGGGTGATGCGCGCCGGTTCATGGGATGCGCTCGACCTGCCGCGGCTGCGCATGCTGGTCGAGTCCGCGTTCGGCCGCACCCTGCTGCCCGACTACTTCGAACGCACGCCGCTGCTGCGCGCCTACGTCAGCGAGAACTACCGCACCGCGGTGATCCTGACCGAGGTCGACGGCGTGCCCTACCTCGACAAGTTCGCCGTGCTCGACGACGCCCAGGGCGAGGGCCTGGGGCGCGCGGTGTGGCAGGTGATGCGCGAGGAGACGCCGACGCTGTTCTGGCGCTCGCGCAGCGGCAATGCCGCCAACGCGTTCTATTACGCCGAGAGCGAAGGCTGCCTGAAGCAGGGGCCGTGGAAGGTGTTCTGGTACGGCATGGACGGCTTCCGCGCGATCGAACGCGCGGTGGAGCACTGTGCCGACCGTCCGCCGACCCTGGTCGAAAAGGAGGACGCGGCGTGA
- a CDS encoding acetylornithine deacetylase, whose protein sequence is MDVIEPILRHLAALVSFDTRNPPRAIGTGGIFDYIRAQLPDFEVTVTDHGAGAVSLFARRGTPTLLFNVHLDTVPDSPAWTADPHVLRVEGDRAVGLGACDIKGAAAALIAAAQAVEGDAAFLFTSDEEANDPRCMAAFLASAHGFRQVVVAEPTGCEAVLAHRGIAAVQLRFHGEAGHASGAQALSVSAVHKAMRWGVDALDLAEAEAHQRFGGLTGLRFNIGRVEGGIKANVIAPAAEVRFGFRPLPSHDVDQLHARFAALAPDGSDYAATFHGPALPAGDTAAAEERRLAARDLAEGLGLPIGNAVDFWTEASLFSAAGLDAIVYGPGHIAQAHTADEWVALEQLRTYGEAVGRVIGAKTFAKD, encoded by the coding sequence TTGGACGTGATTGAGCCAATACTTCGCCACCTCGCGGCGCTGGTGTCCTTCGACACCCGCAATCCTCCGCGCGCCATCGGCACCGGCGGGATCTTCGACTACATCCGCGCCCAGCTGCCGGATTTCGAGGTGACCGTCACCGACCACGGCGCAGGCGCGGTGTCGCTGTTCGCGCGTCGCGGCACGCCCACGCTGCTGTTCAACGTGCACCTCGACACCGTGCCCGACTCGCCGGCGTGGACCGCCGACCCGCATGTGCTGCGCGTCGAAGGCGACCGCGCGGTCGGCCTGGGGGCCTGCGACATCAAGGGTGCCGCGGCCGCGCTCATCGCCGCGGCGCAGGCCGTGGAAGGCGACGCCGCCTTCCTGTTCACCAGCGACGAGGAAGCCAACGATCCGCGCTGCATGGCCGCCTTCCTCGCCTCCGCCCACGGCTTTCGCCAGGTGGTGGTGGCCGAGCCGACCGGCTGCGAGGCGGTGCTCGCCCACCGCGGCATCGCCGCCGTGCAGCTGCGCTTCCACGGCGAGGCGGGCCACGCGTCCGGCGCGCAAGCGCTTTCGGTGAGCGCGGTGCACAAGGCGATGCGCTGGGGTGTGGACGCGCTGGACCTGGCCGAGGCCGAGGCGCACCAGCGCTTCGGTGGGCTCACGGGCCTGCGCTTCAACATCGGGCGGGTGGAGGGCGGCATCAAGGCCAACGTGATCGCGCCCGCGGCCGAGGTGCGCTTCGGCTTCCGGCCGCTGCCGTCGCACGATGTCGACCAGCTGCACGCCCGCTTCGCCGCGCTGGCCCCGGATGGCAGCGACTACGCCGCGACCTTCCACGGCCCCGCGCTGCCCGCCGGCGACACCGCCGCGGCCGAGGAGCGCCGCCTGGCCGCGCGCGATCTTGCCGAAGGCCTGGGCCTGCCGATCGGCAACGCGGTCGACTTCTGGACCGAAGCCTCGCTGTTCTCGGCCGCCGGCCTCGACGCCATCGTCTACGGCCCCGGCCACATCGCCCAGGCCCATACCGCCGACGAATGGGTCGCGCTGGAGCAGCTCCGCACCTATGGCGAGGCGGTGGGGCGGGTGATTGGAGCAAAAACGTTTGCCAAGGATTGA
- a CDS encoding argininosuccinate synthase, translated as MTAASESKDIVLAFSGGLDTSFCVPWLKERGWNVHTVFADTGGVDAAERAAIEARAAELGVASHVTIDGGPAIWDGFVKPFIHAGEAYQGQYPLLVSDRYLIVDAALARANDLGTTAIAHGCTGMGNDQVRFDLAVKASGDYRIVAPIREIQKEHTQTRAYEQAYLEQRGFGVQSKQKSYTINENLLGITMSGGEIDLWEAPGEGARGWCAPRGAWPVEPLQVSVRFVNGEAVGLDGEDVPGPKLLARLNTMFAQYGVGRGIYTGDTTIGLKGRIVYEAPGLAALLVAHRALEEAVLSKQQNRFKPDVGRKWVELVYEGFYHDPLKTDLEAFLASSQRMVNGEVMLETRGGRVDAVAVRSPHILNASGATYAQSADWGVEEAEGFIKLFGMSSTLWAEVNRS; from the coding sequence ATGACCGCTGCCTCCGAATCCAAAGACATCGTCCTCGCCTTTTCCGGCGGCCTCGACACCAGCTTCTGCGTGCCGTGGCTGAAGGAGCGCGGCTGGAACGTGCACACCGTGTTCGCCGATACCGGCGGCGTGGACGCGGCGGAGCGTGCGGCGATCGAGGCGCGCGCGGCCGAGCTTGGCGTCGCCAGCCACGTCACCATCGACGGCGGTCCCGCGATCTGGGACGGCTTCGTCAAGCCCTTCATCCACGCCGGCGAGGCCTACCAGGGCCAGTACCCGCTGCTGGTGTCCGACCGTTACCTGATCGTCGACGCCGCACTCGCGCGCGCGAACGACCTCGGCACCACCGCGATCGCGCACGGCTGCACCGGCATGGGCAACGACCAGGTGCGCTTCGACCTGGCGGTGAAGGCCAGCGGCGACTACCGCATCGTGGCGCCGATCCGCGAGATCCAGAAGGAACACACCCAGACCCGCGCCTACGAGCAGGCCTACCTCGAGCAGCGTGGCTTCGGCGTGCAGTCCAAGCAGAAGAGCTACACCATCAACGAGAACCTGCTGGGCATCACCATGTCCGGCGGCGAGATCGATCTCTGGGAAGCGCCGGGCGAGGGCGCACGCGGCTGGTGCGCGCCACGCGGCGCGTGGCCCGTGGAGCCGCTGCAGGTCTCGGTGCGCTTCGTCAACGGCGAGGCGGTGGGCCTGGACGGCGAGGACGTGCCCGGACCGAAGCTGCTGGCCAGGCTCAACACCATGTTCGCGCAGTACGGCGTCGGCCGTGGCATCTACACCGGCGACACCACCATCGGCCTGAAGGGCCGCATCGTGTACGAGGCGCCGGGACTGGCCGCGCTGCTTGTGGCCCACCGCGCGCTGGAAGAGGCGGTGCTGAGCAAGCAGCAGAACCGCTTCAAGCCCGACGTCGGCCGCAAGTGGGTCGAGCTGGTGTACGAGGGCTTCTACCACGACCCGCTGAAGACCGACCTCGAGGCCTTCCTGGCCTCGTCGCAGCGCATGGTCAACGGCGAGGTGATGCTCGAGACGCGCGGTGGTCGCGTCGACGCGGTCGCGGTGCGCTCGCCGCACATCCTCAATGCCAGCGGCGCCACCTACGCCCAGTCCGCCGACTGGGGCGTGGAAGAGGCCGAGGGTTTCATCAAGCTGTTCGGAATGAGCAGCACCCTGTGGGCCGAGGTCAACCGGTCGTGA